The following proteins are encoded in a genomic region of Amycolatopsis sulphurea:
- a CDS encoding TM0106 family RecB-like putative nuclease produces the protein MGDEVLLDAGAVSRCRRRVHLEHDPAMREVPLPPPDPTAQQRIEDATAHREAIARQLAETVGPEATWVHIPRVLPAAERVQRTEAAFEDKADYIWGALFQADPVGHRRGGVDLLVRTEDGYVPVLVVRHRITDRGQGASTTALTDLDPAHRRPDEARKVRSQPRDQLRLAHLRRILQTHGKAEPGRAVGGVIGLDADVVVWHDLTAGTWPGGRTALDEYDARFADRIAVATAAATGAEPLAEPSRVLECRRCPFWPTCEVALTEARDVSLVVRGEDAAELRRAGVSTVDQLAALDPAAEPPSMNWTGGTFTDAIMLGRAWLAELTVVRRTPEVRVPRADVEVDVDMESFGDSGAYLWGTWLSGADLGVPQGYRAFVTWEPLPTGDEARSFAEFWTWFTDLRERTHAAGLTFRAYCYNALAENRWLFGSAERFGEYPGIPAKTAIQSFVDSDEWVDLFRSVTDQFLCSRGKGLKVIAPVAGFTWRDPEAGGEASMRWYRDAVGMDGAVPDQTQRTRLLRYNEDDVLATRALREWMTARANAEVPYMLDL, from the coding sequence ATGGGAGACGAGGTGCTGCTCGACGCGGGCGCGGTCAGCCGATGCCGTCGCCGGGTGCATCTGGAGCACGATCCGGCCATGCGTGAGGTGCCGCTGCCGCCACCGGATCCTACTGCCCAGCAACGGATCGAAGACGCCACCGCGCACCGCGAGGCGATCGCCCGGCAGCTGGCCGAGACCGTCGGCCCGGAGGCGACCTGGGTGCACATCCCTCGGGTGCTGCCCGCGGCGGAACGTGTGCAGCGCACGGAGGCGGCGTTCGAGGACAAGGCGGATTACATCTGGGGCGCGCTGTTCCAGGCCGATCCGGTGGGGCACCGCAGGGGCGGGGTGGATCTGCTCGTGCGCACCGAGGACGGCTACGTCCCGGTGCTCGTGGTGCGGCACCGGATCACCGACCGCGGGCAGGGTGCCTCGACCACCGCGCTCACCGACCTCGACCCGGCGCACCGCAGGCCGGACGAGGCGCGCAAGGTCCGTTCGCAGCCGCGGGACCAGCTGCGGCTCGCGCACCTGCGCCGGATCCTGCAGACCCACGGGAAGGCCGAGCCCGGCCGGGCGGTCGGCGGCGTGATCGGGCTGGACGCCGACGTGGTGGTGTGGCACGACCTCACCGCGGGCACCTGGCCGGGCGGGCGCACCGCGCTGGACGAGTACGACGCCCGATTCGCCGACCGGATCGCGGTGGCCACCGCGGCCGCGACCGGTGCCGAGCCGCTGGCCGAACCGTCGCGGGTGCTGGAGTGCCGCCGGTGCCCGTTCTGGCCGACCTGCGAGGTCGCGCTCACCGAAGCGCGGGACGTGAGCCTGGTGGTGCGCGGTGAGGACGCGGCGGAGCTGCGCCGCGCCGGAGTGTCCACTGTGGATCAGCTGGCCGCGCTCGACCCGGCTGCCGAACCGCCGTCGATGAACTGGACCGGGGGCACCTTCACCGACGCGATCATGCTCGGCCGGGCGTGGCTGGCCGAGCTGACCGTGGTCCGCCGCACGCCCGAGGTCCGGGTGCCGCGGGCGGACGTGGAAGTCGACGTGGACATGGAGAGCTTCGGCGACTCCGGGGCCTACCTCTGGGGTACCTGGCTGTCCGGGGCAGATCTGGGCGTGCCACAGGGCTACCGCGCCTTCGTCACCTGGGAGCCGCTGCCGACCGGCGACGAGGCGCGCTCGTTCGCGGAGTTCTGGACCTGGTTCACCGACCTGCGCGAGCGCACCCACGCGGCCGGGCTGACCTTCCGTGCCTACTGCTACAACGCCCTCGCGGAGAACCGCTGGCTGTTCGGCTCGGCGGAACGCTTCGGCGAGTACCCGGGGATTCCCGCCAAGACGGCCATCCAGTCCTTTGTGGATTCCGACGAGTGGGTGGACCTGTTCCGCAGCGTCACCGACCAGTTCCTGTGCTCCCGCGGCAAGGGCCTCAAGGTGATCGCCCCGGTGGCCGGCTTCACCTGGCGCGATCCGGAGGCCGGCGGCGAGGCCTCCATGCGCTGGTACCGCGACGCGGTAGGCATGGACGGTGCGGTGCCGGACCAGACCCAGCGCACCCGTCTGCTGCGCTACAACGAGGACGACGTCCTGGCCACCCGGGCGCTGCGCGAGTGGATGACTGCCCGCGCGAACGCCGAAGTCCCCTACATGCTCGACCTCTGA
- a CDS encoding RNA polymerase sigma factor codes for MTEPRVQGDPAFALLRLYEKALPEVYGYLLARCGDRALAEELTSEAFLGAVAACRKENAPVVNTAWLIGVARHKLADHWRRTEREQRGLRLVPDVSVEDPWDERLDALRARQVLASLSVPHRAALTLRYVDGLPVGEVATHLGRTVPATEALLTRAKAAFRRSYQEKEGRDD; via the coding sequence GTGACGGAACCGCGGGTACAGGGAGACCCGGCCTTCGCGCTGCTGCGCCTTTACGAGAAGGCGCTGCCGGAGGTCTACGGCTACCTGCTCGCCCGCTGCGGCGACCGTGCGCTGGCCGAGGAGCTGACTTCGGAGGCGTTCCTCGGCGCGGTCGCCGCCTGTCGCAAGGAGAACGCACCCGTGGTGAACACGGCGTGGCTGATCGGCGTGGCCCGGCACAAGCTGGCCGACCACTGGCGACGCACCGAACGAGAGCAACGCGGGCTCCGGCTGGTGCCGGACGTGAGCGTCGAAGATCCGTGGGACGAACGGCTCGATGCGCTCCGGGCGAGGCAGGTCCTCGCGTCGCTTTCGGTGCCGCACCGGGCCGCGCTCACCCTGCGCTATGTCGACGGTCTTCCGGTGGGCGAAGTCGCCACCCACCTCGGCCGGACCGTACCCGCGACGGAGGCGTTGCTGACGCGGGCCAAAGCCGCGTTCCGCCGCAGCTACCAGGAGAAGGAGGGGCGCGATGACTGA
- a CDS encoding helix-turn-helix transcriptional regulator — MTSAVEPALQHRLRRSELGAFLRSRRARITPEQVGLPLSGRRRTPGLRREEVAQLAGVGVTWYTWLEQGRDINASEQVLGAISRTLRLDPHEHVHLFTLAGAPEPPTEEKECSAVTESMRAMMTKLEPFPVTIRNARCDLLGYNRAYNWLMGDVDSIPFEDRNTLVQCLLNPKLRERLLDWEQNVPRSVASFRAAMAEHVGEPAWKALVKRLKAESPIFADLWSRHDVNSAAIPIKRYRHPEAGLLTFRFTYLYTGRRSEILMSTYTPADEETAAKLPAAFD, encoded by the coding sequence GTGACCAGTGCCGTCGAACCCGCCCTCCAGCACCGGCTCCGCCGAAGCGAGCTGGGCGCCTTCCTGCGGAGCCGTCGCGCACGGATCACGCCGGAGCAGGTCGGCCTGCCGCTGTCCGGCCGGCGGCGCACGCCGGGCCTGCGTCGCGAGGAGGTCGCGCAGCTCGCCGGGGTCGGCGTCACCTGGTACACCTGGCTTGAACAAGGCCGGGACATCAATGCTTCCGAACAGGTCCTCGGTGCGATTTCCCGCACGTTGCGCCTCGATCCGCACGAGCACGTGCACCTGTTCACCCTCGCCGGCGCGCCGGAGCCGCCCACCGAGGAGAAGGAGTGCTCCGCGGTCACCGAGTCGATGCGGGCGATGATGACCAAGCTCGAACCGTTCCCGGTCACCATCCGCAACGCGCGGTGCGACCTGCTCGGCTACAACCGTGCGTACAACTGGCTGATGGGGGATGTGGACAGCATCCCGTTCGAGGACCGCAACACGCTCGTGCAGTGCCTGCTCAACCCGAAGCTGCGGGAACGGTTGCTGGACTGGGAGCAGAACGTGCCGAGGTCGGTCGCCTCCTTCCGGGCCGCGATGGCCGAGCACGTCGGCGAGCCCGCGTGGAAGGCGCTGGTCAAACGGCTCAAGGCGGAATCGCCGATATTCGCCGACCTGTGGAGCCGGCACGACGTGAACTCCGCGGCCATCCCGATCAAGCGCTACCGGCACCCGGAAGCCGGGCTGCTGACCTTCCGTTTCACCTACCTCTACACCGGCCGCCGCTCGGAAATCCTGATGTCCACCTACACCCCGGCGGACGAGGAGACCGCGGCGAAGCTGCCCGCGGCGTTCGACTGA
- a CDS encoding MFS transporter, which produces MTTSTAAPASATVAAGAPASPGLTQAGLVTVLLGAALPIIDFFIVNVALPTIDADLHASTATLELVVAAYGIAYAVLLVLGGRLGDAFGRRRLFLLGLMLFTVTSLACGLAPDAGTLVLARAAQGAASAMLLPQVLSIIQAGTTGERRARALGMFGATGGICTVVGQLLGGLLVAANLWGASWRPIFLVNVPIGIAGLLLARRTVPESRSSNPLGVDRWGTSLLAVSLLSLLIPLMEGRALGWPWWTIALLVLFPFTVYGFARVESRLERAGGSPLLPPALLRTPSVRHGLTLAVPYFGVFGSFMFVYAVTLQSGLHLGPLGAGLALTPLAVAYFVTSLLTSRLVTRFGRKVVPTGGLILTAGLVVLAVSTLLAWPDVSIWQLAPAMVLIGVGNGMTTSPLFRVVLSQVPADLAGVGGGVLTTTQQTSLALGVAVFGSLFASLSVPGSVGYEGAFVLIIGLLAGLALLISALARKLPDPR; this is translated from the coding sequence ATGACGACTTCCACCGCGGCCCCGGCGTCGGCCACCGTCGCCGCCGGGGCACCTGCCAGTCCGGGACTCACCCAAGCCGGCCTGGTCACCGTGCTGCTGGGGGCGGCACTGCCGATCATCGACTTCTTCATCGTCAACGTCGCGCTGCCTACCATCGACGCCGATCTGCACGCCTCCACCGCCACGCTCGAACTCGTCGTAGCCGCCTACGGCATCGCGTACGCGGTGCTCCTGGTGCTCGGCGGCCGGCTTGGCGACGCGTTCGGGCGCAGGCGGCTGTTCCTGCTCGGCCTGATGCTGTTCACGGTCACCTCGCTGGCCTGCGGACTCGCCCCGGACGCCGGCACGCTGGTGCTCGCCAGAGCCGCGCAGGGAGCAGCGTCGGCGATGCTGCTGCCGCAGGTGCTCTCGATCATCCAGGCCGGCACCACCGGCGAACGGCGGGCACGCGCGCTCGGCATGTTCGGCGCGACCGGCGGCATCTGCACGGTGGTCGGCCAGCTGCTCGGCGGGCTACTCGTCGCGGCAAACCTGTGGGGCGCGAGCTGGCGGCCGATCTTCCTGGTCAACGTGCCGATCGGAATCGCCGGGCTGCTGCTCGCCCGGCGCACGGTGCCCGAGAGCCGGTCGTCGAACCCGCTTGGCGTGGACCGCTGGGGTACGTCGTTGCTCGCCGTCTCGCTGCTGTCGCTGCTGATCCCGCTGATGGAAGGTCGCGCGCTCGGCTGGCCGTGGTGGACGATCGCACTGCTGGTGCTGTTCCCGTTCACCGTTTACGGCTTCGCCCGCGTAGAAAGCCGGCTCGAACGCGCCGGCGGTAGTCCGCTTCTGCCGCCCGCGCTGCTGCGTACGCCCAGCGTGCGGCACGGGTTGACGCTGGCCGTGCCGTACTTCGGTGTGTTCGGCTCGTTCATGTTCGTGTACGCGGTGACGCTGCAGAGCGGCTTGCACCTCGGGCCGCTCGGCGCCGGGCTCGCCCTGACGCCGCTGGCCGTCGCGTACTTCGTCACTTCGCTGCTCACCAGTCGCCTCGTCACACGCTTCGGGCGGAAGGTCGTGCCGACCGGCGGGCTCATCCTGACGGCCGGACTGGTGGTACTCGCCGTTTCGACGCTGCTGGCCTGGCCGGACGTGTCGATCTGGCAGCTCGCACCGGCCATGGTGCTGATCGGAGTCGGCAACGGAATGACGACAAGCCCACTGTTCCGCGTGGTCCTTTCCCAGGTGCCCGCCGACCTGGCCGGAGTCGGCGGCGGGGTACTCACCACGACCCAGCAGACGTCGCTGGCACTGGGTGTCGCGGTGTTCGGCAGCCTGTTCGCCAGTCTGAGCGTGCCCGGATCGGTGGGTTACGAAGGCGCGTTCGTCCTGATCATCGGCCTTCTCGCGGGCCTGGCGCTGCTGATCAGCGCGCTGGCGCGGAAGCTGCCCGACCCGCGATGA
- a CDS encoding acyltransferase family protein: protein MPGRKTGVVALAEQSSAVLAEQLPAEPKKTRIVFIDIGRGLGALLVFYSHIAHPWVLAKHDDAPYISFIEALTSDPMHMAKQGIGQIAVPFFFLVSGFVVTPIALKQGTGRFALNRLIRVYAPMLFVVLLTALLMVVSLHPPSTGQSQDLNPLTILTNTTLVNYLIFPQVVLIPVAWSMIIEVIFYVLLMVVLPVLRRSVWLAIAVELTFIFVVLMSRSQFGPSWSLFAVNVSYLPVMIIGQTIWATTSKRIPLWTGALFAGCAWSLYVLADIIDVGRVDTSYNLAMAFAVVCFLMGMFAEDKLKQRKLWTALSERSYSIYLLHMLVTFVLLQLLRPAVPLPIALLIVIPVVFGVVEISYRFVERPSHALARRLSHKPKTPPKPGPEPRSAPVEDAEVTTELPRVAENPRRPQHAPHGSRPPMPRGDQRSRPAGGAHRARPVPDQAPDRVAESTGRRPAPPRWPSAPPELQHQPDQENHGQRGDEDDLPSHRDSFRRTPR, encoded by the coding sequence GTGCCAGGCCGGAAAACGGGGGTGGTCGCGCTGGCCGAGCAGTCCTCTGCCGTGCTGGCCGAGCAGCTCCCCGCCGAACCGAAGAAGACGCGGATCGTCTTCATCGACATCGGCCGTGGTCTCGGCGCGCTGCTCGTGTTCTACAGCCACATCGCGCACCCGTGGGTGCTCGCCAAGCACGACGACGCGCCCTACATCAGCTTCATCGAGGCGCTCACCAGCGATCCGATGCACATGGCCAAGCAGGGCATCGGGCAGATCGCGGTGCCGTTCTTCTTCCTGGTCAGCGGGTTCGTGGTGACGCCGATCGCGCTGAAGCAGGGCACCGGGCGGTTCGCGCTGAACCGGCTGATCCGGGTGTACGCGCCGATGCTGTTCGTGGTGCTGCTGACCGCGTTGCTGATGGTGGTGAGCCTGCATCCGCCCTCGACCGGGCAGTCGCAGGACCTGAACCCGCTCACCATCCTGACCAACACCACGCTGGTGAACTACCTGATCTTCCCGCAGGTGGTGCTGATCCCGGTGGCCTGGTCGATGATCATCGAGGTCATCTTCTACGTGCTGCTGATGGTCGTGCTGCCGGTGCTGCGGCGCTCGGTGTGGCTGGCCATCGCGGTGGAGCTCACCTTCATCTTCGTGGTGCTGATGAGCCGCTCGCAGTTCGGCCCGTCGTGGTCGTTGTTCGCGGTGAACGTGTCGTACCTGCCGGTGATGATCATCGGGCAGACGATCTGGGCCACCACGTCGAAGCGGATCCCGCTGTGGACCGGCGCGCTGTTCGCCGGCTGCGCCTGGTCGCTGTACGTGCTGGCGGACATCATCGACGTGGGCCGCGTCGACACCTCGTACAACCTCGCGATGGCGTTCGCGGTGGTGTGCTTCCTGATGGGCATGTTCGCCGAGGACAAGCTGAAGCAGCGCAAGCTCTGGACCGCGCTTTCGGAGCGCAGCTACTCGATCTATCTGCTGCACATGCTGGTCACGTTCGTGCTGCTGCAATTGCTGCGCCCGGCGGTGCCGCTGCCGATCGCGCTGCTGATCGTGATCCCGGTGGTGTTCGGCGTGGTCGAGATCAGCTATCGGTTCGTGGAACGGCCGAGCCACGCGCTGGCCCGGCGGCTCTCGCACAAACCGAAAACCCCGCCCAAGCCCGGACCCGAGCCGAGGTCGGCACCGGTCGAGGACGCCGAGGTAACCACCGAACTCCCCCGGGTCGCGGAGAACCCGCGTCGTCCGCAGCACGCGCCGCACGGCAGCCGTCCGCCGATGCCTCGCGGTGACCAGCGGAGTCGTCCGGCCGGCGGCGCCCACCGGGCACGGCCCGTGCCGGACCAGGCACCGGACCGGGTGGCCGAATCGACGGGGCGCCGCCCGGCCCCGCCCCGGTGGCCGTCAGCTCCGCCGGAGCTGCAGCACCAGCCTGACCAGGAAAACCACGGCCAGCGCGGCGACGAGGACGACCTCCCAAGCCATCGGGACTCCTTCCGCAGAACACCTCGCTGA
- a CDS encoding sensor histidine kinase produces the protein MQDWWRERNPWFGRVFRTLVALAFVLGATSATGRWDRFGQPLSLLGAAWLAATVLLLLLVHRYPLPVFVLTALSAAVYYASSEPGGPVIVVPTIALFMLTRRRGPVVAGSVAAGVLLVGYGVHVISKQTFAISVSTGFVVLWAAAVIGIATAVRYQFAAVAARRAQDTEHRHRLAEQERLRIAREVHDVVAHSLAMINVQAGVAAHVADRRPEQAKEALLNIKSASASALNDLRATLAVLRSGENRAPAPSLAQLGELLDHARTAGLTVTVHGEAGDLPAPVDGAAYRILQESLTNVVRHADSAEEVEVRLDRRPGTLALTVRDDGRGTDQPTPGHGLRGMRERASALGGTVEAGVTERGFEVRVELPVEGET, from the coding sequence ATGCAGGACTGGTGGCGCGAGCGGAACCCGTGGTTCGGCCGGGTGTTCCGGACCCTCGTGGCCCTCGCCTTCGTACTCGGCGCGACGAGTGCGACCGGCCGCTGGGACCGTTTCGGGCAGCCGTTGAGCCTGCTGGGCGCGGCGTGGCTCGCCGCGACCGTGCTCCTGTTGCTGCTCGTCCACCGGTATCCGTTGCCGGTCTTCGTGCTGACCGCGTTGTCGGCGGCCGTCTACTACGCCTCGTCGGAACCCGGCGGGCCGGTCATCGTGGTGCCCACGATCGCGTTGTTCATGTTGACCCGGCGGCGGGGGCCGGTGGTGGCGGGCAGCGTCGCCGCCGGGGTGCTGCTGGTCGGCTACGGCGTGCACGTGATCAGCAAGCAAACGTTTGCGATCAGTGTTTCGACCGGTTTCGTGGTGCTCTGGGCGGCGGCCGTGATCGGGATCGCCACGGCCGTGCGCTACCAGTTCGCCGCCGTCGCGGCACGTCGCGCGCAGGACACCGAGCACCGGCACCGGCTCGCCGAGCAAGAGCGGCTGCGGATCGCCCGCGAGGTGCACGACGTAGTCGCGCACAGCCTCGCCATGATCAACGTGCAGGCCGGTGTCGCCGCGCACGTCGCGGACCGGCGTCCGGAGCAGGCTAAAGAGGCACTGCTGAACATCAAATCGGCCAGCGCCTCGGCGCTCAACGACCTGCGCGCCACGCTCGCCGTGCTCAGGTCGGGGGAGAACCGGGCGCCCGCGCCGAGCCTGGCGCAGCTCGGCGAACTGCTCGACCACGCGCGTACGGCGGGCCTGACCGTGACGGTGCATGGCGAAGCCGGCGACTTGCCCGCGCCGGTCGACGGCGCGGCCTACCGCATCCTGCAGGAGTCGCTGACCAACGTCGTCCGGCACGCGGATAGCGCGGAGGAAGTGGAAGTGCGGCTGGACCGGCGGCCCGGCACGCTCGCGCTGACCGTGCGTGACGACGGCCGCGGCACCGATCAGCCGACTCCCGGACACGGCCTGCGCGGCATGCGGGAGCGGGCGTCCGCGCTCGGTGGCACGGTCGAGGCGGGCGTCACCGAACGAGGCTTCGAGGTTCGCGTCGAATTGCCCGTGGAAGGGGAGACATGA
- a CDS encoding SDR family NAD(P)-dependent oxidoreductase, with amino-acid sequence MQITDTAALVTGGASGLGGATARALAGKGARVFALDLASSIEQAEQVDGVTYVEADVTDPDQVQTAVDTAAGSGVPLRTVVNCAGIGPSARILSKKGRHDLALYAKVVQINLIGTFNVLTIAAEAIAKTEPLTDDARGVIINTASVAAYDGQIGQVAYSSSKGGVVGLTLPAARDLASHGIRVLTIAPGIVDTPMLATVSDEFRAGLAAGVPFPKRLARPDEYAQLALSMIDHDYLNGEVIRMDGSLRMAPR; translated from the coding sequence ATGCAGATCACCGATACCGCAGCACTGGTCACCGGCGGTGCCTCGGGCCTGGGCGGAGCCACCGCGCGGGCGCTGGCCGGCAAGGGCGCGCGAGTGTTCGCGCTCGACCTCGCCTCGTCGATCGAGCAGGCCGAGCAGGTCGACGGCGTCACCTACGTCGAGGCCGACGTGACCGACCCGGACCAGGTCCAGACCGCGGTCGACACCGCGGCCGGCTCCGGCGTCCCGCTGCGCACCGTGGTGAACTGCGCCGGCATCGGCCCGTCCGCGCGGATCCTGTCGAAGAAGGGCCGCCACGATCTCGCGCTGTACGCGAAGGTCGTCCAGATCAACCTGATCGGCACGTTCAACGTGCTCACCATCGCTGCCGAAGCGATCGCGAAGACCGAACCGCTGACCGACGACGCCCGCGGCGTCATCATCAACACCGCGTCCGTCGCCGCCTATGACGGTCAGATCGGGCAGGTCGCCTACTCCTCGTCGAAGGGCGGCGTGGTCGGCCTGACCCTGCCTGCCGCCCGTGACCTCGCCTCGCACGGCATCCGCGTGCTGACCATCGCGCCGGGCATCGTCGACACGCCGATGCTCGCCACGGTGAGCGACGAATTCCGGGCCGGACTGGCCGCCGGAGTGCCGTTCCCGAAGCGCCTGGCCCGCCCGGACGAGTACGCGCAGCTCGCGCTCTCCATGATCGACCACGACTACCTCAACGGCGAAGTGATCCGGATGGACGGCTCGCTGCGGATGGCCCCCCGCTGA
- a CDS encoding UDP-glucose dehydrogenase family protein → MGAARIVVVGTGYVGLTTGACLASLGHRVTCVDVDEAKVTRLSMGRVDILEPGLADLVERGLANGQLSFVVGARAAVREAEGVFLCVPTPMGAGGSADLRAVEAVTAEIGDALPAGCAVITKSTVPVGTAKRIRAMIGRRDVPVVANPEFLREGTAVRDFLNPDRIVVGSDSPTAARWVGELYADLAAPVVLADAASAELVKYAANCFLALKLSYVNSMAELCERLGADIDLVTEGMGYDRRIGRTFLKPGPGWGGSCLPKDTSALVKVAESVDYDFRMLTSAIGENIAQRDRVVAKIAGACGGTLAGARIGVLGLAFKAGTNDLRDSPALAVSSVLGALGAEITAYDPAVSGGIDGMTVVDDPYQVAKDADVVVVLTEWAEFRNLDWLAMAEEMEGDDVVDTRNLLDPRVILDAGLSWQGIGRPRAAKRQVAFTADAL, encoded by the coding sequence ATGGGCGCTGCTCGGATCGTCGTGGTGGGGACCGGATACGTCGGATTGACCACGGGGGCATGTCTCGCGAGCCTCGGGCATCGCGTCACCTGCGTGGACGTCGACGAGGCGAAGGTGACGCGGCTGTCGATGGGCCGGGTGGACATCCTCGAACCGGGGCTGGCCGACCTGGTCGAGCGCGGGCTGGCGAACGGGCAGCTGTCCTTCGTCGTCGGCGCGCGGGCCGCGGTGCGCGAGGCGGAGGGTGTCTTCCTCTGTGTGCCGACGCCGATGGGCGCGGGCGGTTCGGCGGACCTGCGCGCGGTGGAGGCGGTGACCGCCGAGATCGGCGACGCGCTGCCCGCCGGCTGCGCGGTGATCACCAAGTCCACCGTGCCGGTCGGTACCGCGAAGCGGATCCGCGCGATGATCGGGCGGCGCGACGTACCGGTCGTGGCCAATCCGGAGTTCCTCCGCGAGGGCACCGCGGTGCGGGATTTCCTCAACCCGGACCGGATCGTGGTCGGTTCGGATTCGCCCACCGCGGCGCGCTGGGTCGGCGAGCTGTACGCCGATCTCGCCGCGCCGGTGGTGCTCGCCGATGCGGCCAGCGCGGAGCTGGTGAAGTACGCGGCCAACTGTTTCCTCGCGCTCAAGCTGTCCTATGTGAACTCGATGGCCGAGCTGTGCGAACGGCTCGGCGCGGACATCGACCTGGTCACCGAGGGAATGGGCTACGACCGGCGGATCGGCCGCACATTCCTCAAACCCGGCCCCGGCTGGGGTGGTTCCTGCCTGCCGAAGGACACCAGCGCGCTGGTCAAGGTCGCCGAGTCGGTCGACTACGACTTCCGGATGCTGACCTCGGCGATCGGCGAGAACATCGCGCAGCGTGACCGGGTGGTGGCCAAGATCGCCGGTGCCTGCGGCGGCACCCTGGCCGGCGCCCGGATCGGCGTGCTCGGCCTGGCCTTCAAGGCGGGCACCAACGATCTGCGGGATTCGCCCGCGCTGGCGGTGTCCTCGGTGCTCGGCGCGCTGGGCGCGGAGATCACCGCCTACGATCCGGCGGTTTCCGGCGGGATCGACGGGATGACCGTCGTGGACGACCCGTACCAGGTGGCCAAGGACGCGGATGTCGTCGTGGTGCTCACCGAATGGGCCGAGTTCCGCAATCTCGACTGGCTCGCCATGGCCGAGGAGATGGAGGGCGACGACGTGGTGGACACCCGCAACCTGCTCGACCCGCGGGTGATCCTGGACGCCGGGCTGTCCTGGCAGGGCATCGGCCGCCCTCGCGCGGCCAAGCGGCAGGTCGCGTTCACCGCCGACGCGCTGTGA
- a CDS encoding response regulator gives MTIRVVLADDQALVRAGFRVLLETEDGFEVAGEAGDGEQAVALALEHRPDIVVMDVRMPGTDGLEATRRITGHPELSEVKVLVLTTFDVDEYVYEALRAGASGFLLKDTEPVELLRALRVVAAGEALLAPTITRRLITEFVGRPEHRRVNPSAVAEVTDREREVLALVAGGLSNDEIAAHLVISTATARTHVSRIMTKIGARDRAQLVVLAYESGLVTPRGG, from the coding sequence ATGACGATCCGCGTCGTACTGGCCGATGACCAGGCACTGGTCCGCGCCGGGTTCCGGGTCCTGCTGGAAACCGAGGACGGCTTCGAGGTCGCGGGCGAGGCGGGTGACGGCGAACAGGCCGTGGCGCTCGCGCTGGAACACCGGCCGGACATCGTGGTGATGGACGTGCGGATGCCCGGCACCGACGGGCTGGAGGCCACCCGCCGGATCACCGGCCATCCCGAGCTCTCCGAGGTGAAGGTGCTGGTGCTGACCACCTTCGACGTCGACGAGTACGTCTACGAGGCGTTGCGCGCGGGCGCCAGCGGCTTCCTGCTCAAGGACACCGAACCGGTCGAACTGCTGCGGGCCTTGCGCGTGGTCGCCGCCGGAGAGGCTTTGCTCGCGCCGACGATCACCCGGCGGCTCATCACCGAGTTCGTCGGCCGTCCCGAGCACCGGCGCGTGAACCCGTCCGCGGTGGCCGAGGTGACCGACCGGGAACGGGAGGTGCTGGCGCTGGTCGCGGGCGGCCTGTCGAACGACGAGATCGCCGCGCACCTGGTGATCTCCACCGCCACCGCACGCACCCACGTCAGCCGCATCATGACGAAGATCGGCGCCCGCGACCGGGCGCAACTGGTGGTGCTGGCCTACGAATCCGGCCTGGTCACGCCCCGGGGCGGCTAG
- a CDS encoding VOC family protein: MTDPFDALALPSSPVDPDPAFAEELRDDLRLLILNGAEMTTSTTPDTTTLRALTPYLVVTDARAAAEFYVSVFDARRRGEPIVMDDGRIGHVELAIGDSVLMFAEEFPELGNVVAPVGGALIRVEVEDVRRSVQRAVELGAELLRPVEDRGYGLGGTIKDPYGQRWLVGQATPREKHGEAIYFTFQVPDDAKAKAFYGPVLGWQFSPGRVPGGWGIEGHGLTGGLWGGPGRQTGWKLMYAVDDLAAAREQVRELGGTAGEVEHHPYGQTADCVDDQGIEFWLWERPGE, encoded by the coding sequence ATGACTGACCCGTTCGACGCACTCGCGCTGCCCTCGTCGCCGGTCGACCCCGATCCGGCGTTCGCCGAGGAGCTGCGGGACGACCTGCGTCTCCTGATCCTGAACGGAGCGGAAATGACCACCAGTACCACTCCCGACACCACCACCCTGCGCGCACTCACGCCGTACCTGGTGGTGACCGACGCCCGCGCGGCGGCCGAGTTCTACGTCTCGGTCTTCGATGCCCGCCGCCGGGGCGAACCGATCGTGATGGACGACGGCCGGATCGGGCACGTCGAACTCGCCATCGGCGACAGCGTGCTGATGTTCGCCGAGGAGTTCCCGGAGCTGGGCAACGTTGTGGCCCCCGTAGGCGGGGCGCTGATCCGCGTCGAAGTCGAAGACGTCCGGCGCAGCGTGCAGCGGGCCGTGGAGCTGGGTGCGGAGCTGCTGCGCCCGGTCGAAGATCGCGGCTACGGGCTGGGCGGCACGATCAAGGACCCGTATGGCCAGCGTTGGCTGGTCGGGCAGGCCACGCCGCGGGAAAAGCACGGCGAAGCGATCTACTTCACCTTCCAGGTACCCGACGACGCGAAGGCCAAGGCGTTCTACGGCCCGGTCCTCGGCTGGCAGTTCTCGCCGGGACGCGTGCCCGGCGGCTGGGGCATCGAGGGCCACGGCCTTACCGGCGGCCTGTGGGGCGGGCCGGGACGGCAGACCGGCTGGAAGCTGATGTACGCCGTGGACGATCTCGCTGCCGCACGCGAGCAGGTGCGCGAACTCGGTGGTACGGCGGGCGAAGTGGAGCATCACCCGTACGGGCAGACCGCGGACTGCGTTGACGATCAAGGCATCGAATTCTGGCTCTGGGAGCGACCGGGCGAGTGA